One window from the genome of [Clostridium] celerecrescens 18A encodes:
- a CDS encoding glucoamylase family protein, translating into MQSFFEKTNFYINSPFLLNILLLLAASICLVLFILYYRRYHFSKNVHFLDCFQGEENKLDPSEWEKQMLDLAEGHGQVRLVGRSFVLNDYNQAAYKKLNKIRDSISVVSTDIISLIPAARWLFDNFQMLYREIKKVRTSGTSYAVLPVLEGKEYRNFPRIYVVAKKMVALSGGHLSEENISVMLKAYQQKIPLTDKEIWVLPEVLGFCILEEIIVIAEEILHMIDVKSKAEKFLRDKLADKKGPADISALLCKTEDNLRLNYSFHAHVIHLLKNLSFDEASIQKYLEHHFSSLERQVKTSGVFMEEGKIESFLETNIRTLIVSLRDINEVDEEKFFEEYSYLEQILSQDPDGVYPKMDLESRGMYRGVIVKLSHRYRLLEEKIAGDCLELAVQGREDLHCSHHVGSYLLGKGYPILKAKALGKPIPQNIKKRMNVSGFLYFLTMFLIIPAFCACLLYAFWNLGGLRNISRLVIIFLSVMPLLMGISIELTNFIFTRRMKVRKIPSLNYLEEIPEEAKTFVVMPVIVSSKEQGLGYMERLQKHYLANSQSNLYFALLLDFADSQDEFMDKDQVIENALAARMKELNELYPSEQQRFSLFFRCRKWNKAENCYMGWERKRGKLEEFNNLLNGEEKENTTFSSIYCDDKLLPTFRYVITLDADTNLLRDNAAKLVGLIDHPLNKPVLDPAGQKVEEGYVIIQPSVRNHIVDKNGSRFAKIFGGESGLAHYGTVISDIYQDIFNKGIYTGKGIYDREAFHKVLQNKVPENRILSHDLFESCYARTAFSSTVKIMDNFPTSVLSFTKREHRWLRGDWQLLPWLFLRKNQDGKNLCTLSKWKIFDNLRRSMVPLSKTLFVLFNLAWMPKAYYLWLPIVFFNDIFTLVILLLAVITQKLIRPKLALVYKCFFRELATMLYRAFLEFTITPYRAYVATDAIIRTMYRIFISKKNLLRWNTAEAVDASIVNTRRGYFITMWSSLLPAAALAIIFFMGYLNPAGMILTAIVIADWCFASQIAYGISQPDKKLQLKNKAQNNELLLDTARRTWQFFKELSTKENNWLCPDNYQISMVEKVSDKTSPTNMGLQFLAILSARDLGFETLSATVEVVENLMETVQKMPKFNGHLYNWYHIGTLEVLNPAYISTVDSGNFLGHLVALKNGLLEQVDRPVYPENFLSELRIAVENSNEEIRIRTGSPAGNELKPRYQRIGELIDDIAQIQEDLKDRELTPPEDYLWSRQLMNLIASTVKEAEALKLKEKTYFSYPSLRSITSEDNKFADSMMERIRALSNKIDCILTNVDFRFLFNEKRMLFHIGYHVSSHTLDEGCYDLMASESALTSLLAIAMGEVPLKHWHKLGRPLTIVGGIPCFVSWSGTMFEYLMPNLVFKEYEDSVYAQTSRAAVLQHMKYAKEAEIPWGISESQYYRFDLNSNYQYKAFGVPKIRLQPVRKNSMVVAPYATMLALDIAEEECMENLKRLKELGAYGTYGFYESVDFNVPNSVELTPYCIVKSYMAHHQGMNLAAINNYLNGGILRERFHGEMMIKATEVLLEEKRQSYLISIAKQGYTIKIGKPLFKEDIYSNRYVKRTGMNPPVVNYLSNGNYSLMITTDGDGFSKYEDRMLYRFRSDIYANTGNYIYIKDMKQGKVWSAAYHPTRKTPDAYQVIFSPHQAEFKRRDGDISSHMIVSLNADQNYEIRKVIFTNHGNEEKHLEVTSYLEVVDDTHLAEISHPAFNKLFLESEYLEEQDIFLAKRRRKGEDDNPYMMHMVRTGTKLCKKLEYENDRKRFIGRNNTLENPDSVVNSIAFLNNSGFCNDPIMSLRAQICIGAGETACISFITGVCGSKEEAIKIAGELNVSYRIDDILEKFRLQTNLELKYLEITRAQLNAFQDLISPVFYPSGIYRGPAENIRRNFMNQSFLWKFGVSGDNPILLLMVRSMKQERIVKDALKAYEYLRINRVMVDLVILIDSKHGYHQEVDELINDMTSSLRIYDSRSEKPSFFTLHTYEMKPAELDLLYTVARVVFSEKTGIYFTNGQENQYELLEEY; encoded by the coding sequence TTGCAGAGCTTTTTTGAAAAAACTAATTTTTATATAAATTCACCGTTCCTGCTGAATATTCTATTGCTGCTGGCCGCGTCAATCTGCCTTGTACTATTCATATTGTATTACCGGCGTTATCATTTTAGCAAGAACGTTCATTTCCTGGACTGCTTCCAGGGTGAAGAAAATAAACTTGATCCAAGCGAGTGGGAAAAGCAGATGCTTGATCTGGCAGAAGGTCATGGCCAGGTCAGGCTGGTGGGACGCAGCTTTGTTCTTAATGATTATAATCAGGCCGCCTATAAAAAACTGAATAAAATAAGAGACAGTATCTCCGTCGTATCCACGGATATCATTTCCCTGATTCCTGCAGCACGCTGGCTCTTTGACAATTTCCAGATGCTGTACCGGGAAATCAAAAAGGTCCGTACATCAGGAACCAGCTATGCCGTATTGCCGGTTCTGGAGGGAAAGGAATACCGGAACTTTCCCCGTATTTATGTTGTGGCAAAAAAGATGGTGGCTCTTTCCGGCGGGCACTTAAGTGAAGAAAATATTTCTGTGATGCTGAAGGCTTATCAGCAGAAGATCCCCCTTACGGACAAGGAAATCTGGGTTTTGCCGGAAGTGCTGGGCTTTTGCATTCTGGAAGAAATCATTGTGATCGCGGAAGAAATTCTTCATATGATTGATGTGAAATCAAAGGCTGAAAAGTTTCTCCGTGATAAGCTGGCGGATAAGAAGGGTCCGGCCGATATATCAGCGCTGCTATGCAAAACTGAGGATAACTTAAGGCTGAACTACTCCTTTCATGCCCATGTAATACACCTGCTGAAAAACCTGTCTTTTGATGAGGCCTCCATTCAAAAATACCTGGAACATCACTTTTCTTCCCTGGAAAGGCAGGTGAAAACCTCCGGAGTATTCATGGAGGAAGGAAAAATTGAATCATTTCTTGAGACAAATATCCGGACCTTGATTGTAAGCCTCAGGGATATTAATGAAGTTGATGAAGAAAAGTTCTTTGAGGAATATTCTTATCTGGAGCAGATTTTATCACAGGATCCGGATGGGGTATATCCAAAGATGGATTTGGAATCCAGGGGCATGTACCGTGGGGTTATCGTTAAATTATCACACCGTTACCGGCTGCTGGAGGAAAAAATAGCCGGAGACTGTCTGGAGCTGGCGGTTCAGGGCAGAGAGGACCTGCATTGTTCCCATCATGTGGGTTCCTATCTTTTGGGTAAGGGGTATCCGATTCTGAAAGCAAAGGCGTTAGGAAAACCGATCCCTCAAAATATTAAGAAAAGGATGAACGTAAGCGGCTTCCTTTATTTCCTTACCATGTTCCTTATTATTCCTGCATTTTGCGCCTGTCTGCTCTATGCTTTTTGGAACCTTGGCGGACTTAGGAATATCAGCCGGCTAGTCATTATCTTTTTATCGGTAATGCCGCTGCTAATGGGTATTTCCATAGAGCTTACAAATTTTATTTTTACAAGAAGAATGAAAGTAAGAAAGATTCCTTCTCTGAACTATCTGGAGGAAATACCGGAGGAAGCAAAAACTTTTGTGGTTATGCCGGTTATTGTCTCCTCAAAGGAACAGGGCCTGGGGTACATGGAACGCCTTCAAAAGCATTATCTGGCAAACAGTCAATCCAACCTTTACTTTGCATTGCTGCTTGATTTTGCGGATTCCCAGGACGAGTTCATGGATAAGGACCAGGTGATTGAAAACGCCCTTGCTGCACGTATGAAGGAGCTGAATGAACTCTATCCTTCGGAACAGCAGCGCTTTTCCTTATTTTTCCGCTGCCGCAAATGGAATAAAGCAGAAAACTGTTATATGGGCTGGGAGCGTAAGAGAGGAAAGCTGGAAGAGTTTAATAACCTTTTAAATGGAGAAGAAAAGGAGAATACCACCTTTTCCTCTATTTACTGTGACGATAAGCTCCTTCCCACCTTCCGGTATGTAATCACACTGGATGCGGATACCAATCTGCTTCGTGACAATGCCGCAAAACTGGTAGGATTGATTGATCATCCTTTAAATAAGCCTGTCCTGGATCCGGCAGGCCAAAAGGTAGAAGAGGGCTATGTCATCATTCAGCCTTCGGTAAGAAACCATATTGTGGATAAAAACGGCAGCAGGTTTGCGAAAATCTTTGGAGGGGAATCGGGCCTTGCCCATTACGGAACCGTAATATCAGATATATACCAGGATATTTTTAATAAGGGAATCTATACCGGGAAGGGCATCTATGACAGGGAGGCCTTTCACAAGGTGCTTCAGAACAAGGTACCGGAAAACAGGATTCTAAGTCATGACCTTTTTGAGAGCTGCTATGCGAGGACAGCTTTTTCCAGTACGGTCAAGATTATGGACAATTTTCCAACCAGCGTTTTATCTTTCACCAAAAGGGAACATCGGTGGCTGCGCGGGGACTGGCAGCTGCTGCCCTGGCTGTTTTTAAGAAAGAACCAGGACGGTAAAAACTTATGTACGCTGTCAAAGTGGAAGATCTTTGACAATTTAAGAAGAAGCATGGTTCCTTTAAGTAAGACGTTATTTGTATTGTTCAATCTGGCTTGGATGCCAAAAGCATATTATCTTTGGTTACCCATTGTTTTCTTCAATGATATATTTACTCTGGTGATTCTGTTGCTTGCAGTGATTACCCAGAAGCTGATCCGGCCAAAGCTCGCTCTTGTTTATAAATGCTTTTTTAGGGAACTAGCTACAATGCTTTATCGGGCATTTCTGGAGTTTACAATCACTCCATACCGTGCCTATGTCGCAACGGATGCAATAATCAGAACCATGTACCGGATCTTTATCAGCAAAAAAAATCTGCTTCGCTGGAATACGGCGGAAGCAGTGGACGCCTCCATTGTCAATACCAGAAGAGGATATTTTATCACTATGTGGAGTTCTCTTCTTCCAGCGGCTGCCCTTGCGATAATTTTTTTTATGGGATATTTAAACCCGGCCGGAATGATTTTGACAGCAATCGTAATAGCCGACTGGTGCTTTGCCTCCCAGATCGCTTACGGGATCAGTCAGCCGGATAAGAAGCTTCAACTGAAAAATAAAGCACAGAACAATGAACTGCTTCTGGATACTGCACGCAGAACCTGGCAGTTTTTTAAGGAGCTTTCCACGAAGGAAAATAACTGGCTCTGTCCGGATAATTACCAGATTTCAATGGTTGAAAAAGTCAGCGATAAAACATCGCCGACCAATATGGGACTTCAGTTTCTGGCAATCCTGTCAGCAAGGGATCTGGGTTTTGAAACGTTAAGCGCAACGGTTGAAGTCGTGGAAAATCTGATGGAAACTGTTCAGAAAATGCCGAAATTCAATGGGCATCTCTATAACTGGTATCACATCGGGACCCTGGAGGTTTTAAATCCTGCCTATATATCAACTGTTGACAGCGGCAATTTCCTGGGTCATCTGGTCGCGCTGAAAAACGGACTTCTGGAACAGGTAGACAGGCCGGTCTATCCGGAGAATTTTCTGTCCGAACTCAGGATTGCGGTTGAAAACAGCAATGAAGAAATACGGATAAGAACAGGCAGTCCTGCCGGGAATGAACTTAAGCCCAGGTATCAAAGGATAGGGGAGCTGATCGATGATATTGCACAAATCCAGGAAGATTTAAAGGATAGGGAGCTTACACCACCAGAAGATTACCTCTGGAGCAGACAGTTAATGAATCTCATTGCCAGCACTGTAAAAGAAGCGGAAGCTTTAAAACTGAAGGAGAAGACCTATTTTTCTTATCCTTCCCTTCGCAGTATTACGTCAGAGGACAATAAGTTCGCAGATAGCATGATGGAACGGATCAGAGCGCTCAGCAATAAAATAGACTGCATTTTAACAAATGTAGATTTCCGTTTTTTATTTAACGAAAAGAGAATGCTGTTCCATATCGGATATCACGTGTCCTCCCATACGCTTGATGAGGGCTGCTATGACCTGATGGCGTCTGAATCGGCGCTTACAAGCCTTCTTGCCATAGCCATGGGAGAAGTGCCGCTAAAGCATTGGCATAAACTGGGAAGACCGCTGACCATTGTGGGAGGCATTCCCTGCTTTGTGTCCTGGAGCGGTACGATGTTTGAATATCTGATGCCAAATCTCGTGTTCAAAGAATATGAAGACTCGGTCTATGCCCAGACATCAAGGGCGGCGGTGCTCCAGCATATGAAGTATGCGAAGGAGGCGGAGATACCATGGGGGATATCTGAGTCCCAGTATTACCGGTTCGACTTAAACTCAAATTACCAGTATAAAGCCTTCGGTGTTCCGAAGATAAGGCTTCAGCCGGTCCGTAAAAATTCCATGGTTGTTGCTCCCTATGCGACGATGCTGGCACTGGATATCGCAGAAGAAGAGTGCATGGAAAATTTAAAACGTCTGAAGGAATTAGGCGCTTACGGCACTTATGGTTTCTATGAATCCGTGGATTTTAATGTGCCGAATTCTGTGGAACTGACCCCTTACTGCATTGTAAAATCCTATATGGCTCATCATCAGGGGATGAATCTGGCTGCAATTAATAATTATCTCAATGGGGGAATCCTCCGGGAGAGATTTCACGGGGAGATGATGATAAAAGCCACAGAAGTTCTGTTGGAAGAAAAACGTCAGTCCTATTTGATTTCCATTGCAAAGCAGGGATATACCATTAAGATAGGAAAACCTCTTTTTAAAGAAGACATTTACAGCAACCGGTATGTCAAGCGCACCGGCATGAATCCACCGGTTGTGAATTATTTGTCAAATGGTAATTATTCCCTGATGATAACCACCGATGGGGATGGCTTCAGTAAATATGAAGACCGTATGCTTTACCGTTTCCGGTCGGATATTTATGCGAATACAGGTAATTATATCTATATCAAAGACATGAAACAGGGGAAGGTCTGGAGTGCCGCTTATCATCCGACCAGAAAGACACCGGATGCTTACCAGGTAATTTTCAGCCCGCACCAGGCGGAATTTAAACGCAGGGATGGAGATATCTCATCACACATGATTGTCAGCTTAAATGCGGACCAAAACTATGAGATACGTAAGGTAATCTTTACCAATCACGGGAATGAGGAAAAGCACTTAGAGGTGACCAGCTATCTGGAGGTGGTCGATGATACCCATCTGGCAGAAATAAGCCATCCTGCATTCAATAAGCTATTTCTGGAGAGTGAGTATCTGGAAGAGCAGGACATCTTTCTTGCTAAAAGACGTCGGAAGGGTGAAGATGATAATCCTTATATGATGCACATGGTAAGAACCGGAACAAAGCTATGCAAAAAACTGGAATATGAAAATGACAGAAAACGCTTTATAGGAAGAAACAATACCCTGGAAAATCCGGATTCTGTGGTTAACAGCATTGCATTTTTAAATAATTCAGGCTTTTGCAATGACCCGATCATGAGCCTGCGGGCACAGATCTGCATAGGGGCAGGTGAAACCGCTTGCATCTCATTCATTACCGGAGTGTGTGGGAGTAAAGAGGAAGCAATAAAAATCGCGGGGGAATTAAATGTAAGCTACCGGATCGACGATATCCTGGAAAAATTCCGGCTACAAACGAACCTGGAGTTAAAGTATCTGGAAATTACCAGAGCCCAGTTAAACGCTTTTCAGGACTTAATCAGCCCTGTCTTCTATCCTTCGGGCATTTACCGGGGGCCGGCTGAAAATATAAGGCGGAACTTTATGAATCAAAGCTTCTTATGGAAATTCGGAGTATCCGGAGATAACCCCATTCTGCTTCTAATGGTCCGGTCAATGAAGCAGGAAAGAATCGTAAAGGATGCATTAAAGGCTTATGAATATTTAAGAATCAACCGAGTTATGGTGGATTTAGTTATCCTGATCGATTCCAAGCATGGGTATCATCAGGAGGTGGATGAATTAATCAACGATATGACAAGCTCTCTTCGAATCTATGATTCCAGAAGCGAGAAGCCAAGCTTCTTTACGCTGCATACGTATGAGATGAAACCGGCGGAGCTTGATTTGCTGTATACGGTAGCACGGGTCGTATTTTCAGAGAAGACAGGGATCTATTTTACCAATGGCCAAGAAAATCAGTATGAATTACTTGAAGAATATTAG
- a CDS encoding lactonase family protein, translated as MYDMTNCRHGYAVYSMTNNADENEIIAIRQKSNDDFTFIKAYRTGGQGTGNPIVDPLSSQGSIVISDDGHFLFAVNAGSNNISSFKITKSGTLILADVSPSGGFLPISMTTHRNLLYVANAGNGSSIASNVTGFHIDKNGMLTEIIGSAKPLSSVNAKPTCIVINYNGKKIAVSEQNTNLISVFTVQQDGSLNGPIVSNSSGPGPFGSVFLTNEILLVTEVGINALSSYKINHDGTLSVISPSVLNFQSATCWVSLSENGHFAYTSNAGGHTITTYEVERNGRLDVSNIIYSTNDGSGSPIDSGICSNNLYVLNGNEGSISVFFTDRNGRLIRTEVIRDTQLPIIGSQGLAILCSPNRY; from the coding sequence ATGTATGATATGACAAACTGCCGGCATGGATATGCCGTTTACTCTATGACAAATAACGCTGACGAAAATGAAATAATAGCGATACGCCAGAAATCAAACGATGATTTTACATTTATAAAGGCTTACAGGACAGGCGGTCAAGGCACCGGAAATCCCATTGTTGATCCTCTTAGTTCACAGGGATCAATTGTAATATCTGATGACGGACATTTCCTTTTCGCCGTGAACGCTGGCAGCAACAATATCTCCAGCTTTAAAATTACCAAATCGGGAACCTTGATTCTTGCAGATGTGAGTCCGTCCGGCGGTTTCCTTCCAATAAGCATGACAACTCACCGCAATCTTCTCTATGTGGCAAATGCAGGCAATGGAAGCAGTATTGCATCCAATGTTACCGGTTTTCATATAGACAAAAACGGCATGCTTACCGAAATCATAGGCTCTGCTAAACCATTAAGTTCAGTAAATGCCAAACCAACCTGCATTGTCATCAATTATAATGGCAAAAAAATAGCTGTTTCCGAGCAGAACACAAACCTAATCAGTGTATTTACCGTTCAACAGGATGGATCCCTCAATGGCCCTATTGTCAGCAATTCCAGCGGTCCCGGACCTTTTGGCTCTGTCTTCTTAACAAATGAAATCTTGCTGGTTACGGAAGTTGGAATAAATGCATTATCTTCCTACAAAATTAATCATGACGGAACACTTTCAGTCATTAGTCCATCTGTATTGAATTTTCAATCAGCTACCTGTTGGGTCTCCCTATCTGAAAACGGACATTTTGCCTATACTTCCAATGCTGGCGGCCACACAATAACGACATATGAAGTTGAACGTAACGGACGTCTTGACGTTTCTAATATTATCTATAGTACGAATGATGGATCTGGTTCACCAATTGACAGCGGTATTTGTTCTAATAACTTGTATGTACTCAACGGAAATGAGGGCTCCATCAGTGTTTTCTTTACTGACCGGAATGGCAGACTAATCCGGACGGAGGTTATCCGCGATACACAGTTACCGATTATAGGTTCACAAGGTCTGGCAATCCTATGCTCGCCAAATAGATATTAA
- a CDS encoding GH36-type glycosyl hydrolase domain-containing protein encodes MDTAYAPTTQEKETENYEFFNGFGAFACEGREYEILLEGNNRPPAPWLNVVSNKNFGFQISESGAGFTWSINSRENKLTPWSNDPVSDRASEAIYILDEISGEVMTPMSLGRSDRGTYRVRHGFGYSRFLHEEALISQELTVFTPLDESLKLWSLTLTNRSDKVKYLSLTYYVEWVLGTQGEQTNPYILTSYNNEHECLYSKNIYTMNFQNTYSYLFSSETIIGYTGDRKEFLGQKGSVREPRGAEVKLSCNTGVCYDPCGAIQVSVAIQPEESKTVLFGLGQSTSLEEIYKIRNKYRETAASEKELERLRTYWDGLLGTVKVKTKDRAVDILVNGWLLYQTVSCRIQARAGFYQCGGAYGYRDQLQDTLSLLFADSSILRRQILIACSRQFEEGDVQHWWHPPMGIGVRTRITDDLLWLPYCTAAYIRSTGDTTILKEQVPYIKGPVLKDGEHDMMFTPEISQSFESVYEHCKKAIERTNFGEHGLPLMGGGDWNDGMNEVGIEGKGESVWLAWFFYTVLGDFIPLCNQENDEAYGRELEQKREGLLQSIEEHTWDGEWYLRAFYDDGSKLGSKENDECRIDSISQSWSVISKGAKEERAKTAMQSAWRYLLREEEAISLLLTPPFNKTSKNPGYIKNYIPGMRENGGQYTHAAVWLAIATSMLRDYHMAQTLFTILNPIHVTQTRKDVLRYEKEPYVMTADISLSPPYTGRGGWSWYTGSAGWMYQGLLCWFLGIRKEVNELIIDPATPASFGDFSIEYKYGRSIYEIRVESRSKGTLTTEAVTVDDKLIQGNRVTLVDDGEKHLVIV; translated from the coding sequence TTGGACACAGCATATGCACCTACGACACAGGAGAAAGAAACAGAAAATTATGAATTTTTTAACGGCTTCGGGGCATTTGCCTGTGAAGGCAGGGAATATGAAATTCTGCTGGAGGGTAATAACCGGCCGCCGGCACCATGGCTTAATGTTGTCTCAAATAAAAATTTTGGATTCCAGATATCGGAATCTGGCGCCGGCTTTACCTGGAGTATTAACAGCAGGGAGAATAAGCTGACTCCATGGTCCAATGACCCAGTCAGTGACAGGGCCTCTGAGGCGATCTACATTCTGGATGAAATATCCGGAGAGGTAATGACTCCCATGTCCTTAGGAAGATCTGACCGGGGCACTTACCGGGTGAGGCATGGTTTTGGATACAGCAGGTTCCTTCATGAGGAAGCGCTTATCAGTCAGGAGCTGACTGTTTTTACTCCTTTGGATGAGTCATTGAAGCTGTGGAGCCTTACGCTCACCAACCGTTCGGATAAAGTGAAATATTTAAGCCTGACCTATTATGTGGAATGGGTTTTGGGAACCCAGGGGGAGCAAACCAACCCCTATATTCTGACCTCCTATAACAATGAACATGAATGCTTATATTCAAAGAACATTTATACCATGAACTTTCAAAACACCTATTCCTACCTGTTTTCCAGTGAAACCATCATCGGTTATACCGGGGACAGGAAGGAGTTTCTGGGGCAAAAGGGCAGTGTCCGGGAGCCGCGGGGAGCGGAGGTCAAGTTATCCTGTAATACGGGGGTATGCTATGATCCCTGCGGAGCGATTCAGGTATCCGTTGCAATACAGCCGGAAGAGAGTAAGACGGTGTTGTTCGGGCTGGGTCAGAGCACCAGCCTTGAAGAGATATACAAAATCAGAAATAAATACAGGGAAACCGCCGCTTCTGAAAAGGAGCTTGAAAGGTTGAGAACCTATTGGGACGGTTTATTAGGGACGGTTAAAGTCAAAACAAAGGACAGGGCAGTGGATATCCTGGTAAACGGCTGGCTGCTTTATCAGACTGTGTCCTGTCGCATCCAGGCAAGAGCAGGCTTTTATCAGTGTGGAGGAGCTTATGGATACAGGGACCAGCTGCAGGATACCCTTTCCCTACTCTTTGCGGATTCCAGTATTTTGCGCAGGCAAATCCTTATTGCCTGCAGCAGGCAGTTTGAAGAGGGAGATGTCCAGCACTGGTGGCATCCGCCCATGGGAATCGGTGTGAGAACGAGAATCACCGATGATTTGCTGTGGCTTCCTTATTGCACCGCAGCTTATATCCGAAGTACCGGAGATACCACAATTTTAAAGGAGCAAGTCCCTTATATCAAGGGTCCGGTCCTAAAGGATGGGGAGCATGATATGATGTTTACCCCGGAAATATCCCAAAGCTTTGAAAGTGTTTATGAACATTGCAAAAAAGCCATCGAACGGACAAACTTCGGAGAACACGGACTTCCTCTCATGGGGGGCGGCGACTGGAATGACGGTATGAATGAGGTAGGAATAGAGGGGAAGGGAGAGAGTGTCTGGCTTGCATGGTTTTTCTATACGGTACTGGGTGACTTCATTCCTTTGTGCAATCAGGAGAATGATGAGGCTTACGGCCGGGAACTGGAGCAGAAACGGGAAGGCCTGCTTCAAAGCATCGAAGAACACACCTGGGATGGGGAGTGGTATCTTCGTGCCTTCTACGACGACGGCTCGAAACTGGGATCCAAGGAAAATGATGAGTGCCGGATCGATTCCATCAGTCAGTCCTGGAGTGTGATATCAAAGGGAGCAAAAGAGGAACGTGCAAAAACGGCAATGCAGTCGGCATGGCGTTATCTTCTAAGAGAGGAAGAGGCCATCTCCCTGCTTTTGACTCCTCCTTTTAATAAAACAAGCAAAAACCCAGGTTATATCAAAAATTATATCCCCGGTATGCGGGAAAACGGAGGCCAGTATACCCATGCGGCGGTTTGGCTGGCGATTGCTACGTCAATGCTCCGCGACTATCACATGGCACAAACTCTGTTCACCATACTTAATCCGATTCATGTGACGCAAACCAGGAAGGATGTGCTCAGGTATGAGAAGGAGCCTTATGTTATGACGGCGGATATCTCCTTAAGCCCGCCGTATACCGGAAGAGGCGGCTGGAGCTGGTATACCGGATCCGCAGGTTGGATGTACCAGGGATTATTATGCTGGTTTCTTGGCATTCGGAAAGAGGTGAATGAACTGATCATTGATCCGGCTACACCGGCAAGCTTCGGCGATTTTTCCATTGAGTATAAGTATGGAAGATCCATCTATGAAATCAGGGTCGAAAGCAGAAGCAAGGGAACGCTGACAACGGAAGCAGTTACAGTAGATGACAAGCTCATTCAGGGGAACAGGGTTACGCTGGTGGATGACGGAGAAAAGCATCTGGTTATCGTATAA
- a CDS encoding metallophosphoesterase produces the protein MKTDRRLNHAYKNAEVVYFDDNSKYIFFSDIHRGDDSISDEFTRNQNVFLHALNYYYKEGYEYIEVGDGDELWEYKNFSVIRLAHSDVFTVIKKFYDEGRFIMLYGNHNIYLKSKLFIRENYYQYYDEYNQIRVDLYRGLKPKEAIILKHKKTKQKIFVLHGHQGDIMNDQLWLFSMLLLRYFWRYLHIVGFGNPTSPARNLFKRHKVEKVYDRWIEKNKMMLICGHTHRPKFPKADDLPYFNTGCCIRTRGINGIEIINGMIQMVDWRIAANEKGELRVHRTVVRGPVPLENYDYKNNPYSSHYNN, from the coding sequence ATGAAGACTGACAGACGATTGAATCATGCATATAAAAATGCGGAGGTTGTGTATTTTGATGATAATTCGAAATATATATTTTTTAGTGATATCCACAGAGGGGATGACAGCATCTCAGATGAATTCACCAGAAATCAGAATGTTTTTTTGCATGCATTAAATTACTATTATAAAGAAGGATATGAATATATAGAAGTTGGGGATGGAGATGAGCTTTGGGAATACAAGAATTTTAGTGTTATCCGTTTAGCCCACAGCGATGTTTTTACAGTTATCAAAAAGTTTTATGATGAAGGCCGCTTTATCATGTTATATGGGAACCATAATATTTATTTAAAGTCAAAGCTGTTTATCAGAGAAAATTATTATCAATATTATGATGAATACAACCAGATCCGAGTGGACCTATACAGGGGACTGAAGCCGAAGGAGGCCATCATTCTTAAACATAAGAAAACGAAACAGAAGATTTTTGTGCTTCATGGGCATCAGGGTGACATCATGAATGATCAGCTATGGCTTTTTTCCATGTTATTACTTCGGTATTTTTGGAGGTATCTGCATATTGTTGGATTCGGCAATCCAACCAGCCCGGCCCGTAATTTATTTAAAAGACATAAAGTAGAGAAGGTTTATGACAGATGGATAGAAAAAAATAAGATGATGCTGATCTGCGGACATACTCACAGACCAAAGTTCCCGAAAGCAGATGACCTCCCATACTTTAATACTGGCTGCTGCATACGTACCCGTGGGATTAATGGGATTGAAATTATTAATGGCATGATACAAATGGTTGATTGGAGAATTGCTGCCAATGAAAAAGGAGAATTGCGTGTTCACAGGACCGTAGTCAGAGGACCGGTACCACTTGAAAATTATGATTATAAAAACAATCCGTATTCGTCTCATTATAATAACTAA